DNA from Nitrospira sp.:
CCTACTATTCAGATCGATTCCATCGTTAAGGTCACGAAGACCGATGAAGAATGGAAAAAACAGCTGCCGACTGCCGCCTATCGTGTCTTGCGGCACGAAGATACGGAGAGAGCGTTTGTCAACCCACTGCATGAGAATCATCAATCAGGGGTCTATTATTGCGCCGGCTGTGACCTTCCGCTCTTTTCATCTGAGCACAAGTTCGACAGCCGTACCGGTTGGCCCAGCTTCTGGCAGCCGATTGATCCGCGCGTGATCGAAACCCGAACCGATTTCAAACTCTTCATGCCCCGAACGGAAGTCCATTGTGCGCGATGTGAGGGACACCAGGGCCACGTGTTTAAGGATGGGCCGAGGCCCACCGGTCTCCGGTACTGCATCAACGGCGTGGCCTTGAGATTCGTGGCCGGCTGATCGTTGTGTGCCGCCACCCTCCCCTCGCGACCAAAGGACTCCTGCGTACCAGCACACGCATAGTGTAGCGGGTGGCAGGATGTTCAAAAAGGCCGCAGCGAGCGAAGAGGCGAAGCGTACCTTGGACCGTACGTTGAGCCCGCTAAGCGATGCGACCTGCCTGCGCGAAGCCGCTCCGGCGAAGGCAGGGAACGCCGATGGCGGACTTTTTCAACATCCTGATCGAGCACCGCTGGCACTCATCAACTTGTTCACGGTACAATCCGCAACCATTGACCATCGGAGCAACGTTGCGATGTTCTCACGAGTACTACCCTACACATTTCTCGGACTGGCTCCCTTGCTGCTTTCGTGCAGTGATTCATTCAGCCTGTTCGGGTCAAAGTCATCCCCTTGTTCCTTAGTGACCGTTGCAGACGCAGAAGGGGCGCTTGGGGAACCGGTTCAGGATGGGGCGCTGACCGATTCGACAACCTGTATCTTCAAAGCCCAGCGCAATGAGGGAAATGCCGTCACGGTCCAACTTGATAAATCACCTGGGAAGGAACGGCGGACATGGTTCAATAAGGAGCGCCTGCGCCGTGACAGCCATCTCATTCCCGGGCTGGGCGATGGGGCGGTAAGAATTGACTCCTCCCCGACTTTGTCCAGACTGACCTTCATGCACAAAGACGCGTTCGTGACCGTGATCGTTGCTTCGACCCGACAGAAACAGCTCGGTGAGTCAGTCACTCAATTGGGAAGGACCGCTGCAGCCCGGTACGGAGCGTCCTCAACCGCGCCTCTCCCTCCATCAGCCACAACCGCAGCCTCAGCCTCCACCTCAACCCACATACCCAGCCGCGGAGCCCGCGCTGAGACCGTCGCTTCGTCGGCTCCGATGACGCACATGCTCTCCACCCCTTCTGACATCCAGGCCGGACCAAAGAAAGCGACGTCGTTCGACCCGACAAGCCTGGTAGGCACCTGGCACGCGCATGTCACACGGGGTACGACGCAGCACGACATGCTCCTCGTCATTCAGCCTAATCTGAAGTGGTCGCTCTCATCGATGATGCAGTTTGATGGTATCTTGAACGCTGAAGCAGGTCTGTGGTCACTCGAGCGAGCGAACACGTTCAAGGGCCTCGGATGGAAAGGCACATACCGCAAGACGACACCGGATTCGTTCACCAGCACCGGCAGTGTTCAGGCGATCTGGAAGAGACTCTCGATCGATCAAAACCCAACGCGCATTCCAGCCGAACTATGGAAACTCAGACGCGAAGCCACCAGCGTACCGGTTTTCCAAATCAAGACGGTCGATCCTGACTTAGTCGGCCAATGGGAGGGGTCCGGTACCTATGCCGGAGGTTCCGCCGCCTTCGTGTGGGCCATCAAACCCTCCGCCGCAACCGACTTGCTGATTGTCGATACACTTCGTGGGACCGTGCAAACCAAAGAGGGCATTCCCCAACTCCGACCTATTCAAAAGCAGCAACAACGCGTCAGCATCATCGCCTTTCATGACCATGGATTTACCACGAGCGATGGGAAGGCCAACCTTCGATGGACCGAAGTTCGTTCTGAACCGACAGAGGACCATCAGCTCTAGCCCCATCGTTGGTCGCATGGATCCGGAAAGGATGCTCTCTCATGGCAGACACCCAAGCTCGCATCGGCTTCATCGGAGTAGGTCGAATGGGCGCCAATATGGCCCGACGATTGAAACAAGGGGGATACCGCATCGCGGCGGTTCAGGACCGCCATACCGACGCATCGGAATCCCTGTCACAGGAACTTGGCTCGGAGGCGGCCAGATCACCGGCGCGTGTTGCTGAGATATCGGATATCGTCATCACCGTCGTATCGGATGACGCTGCGATGCGGGAGATTTACGCGGAACAGGACCCGACCGGGCTGATGGTTCACGCCAAAGATCGGCTGTTCCTCAACTGTGCGACTCTCACACCGGCGCTCCATATCGACATCGAACAGGCGGTTGAAGGGCGTGGTGGCGCGGCCCTTGAAGCGTGCATGGCGAGCAGCATAACCCAAGCGCGCGAGGGTACCCTGTATCTGATGTGCGGAGGCAAGCTGGACGTGTTCAATCGGGCTCTCCCCCTGCTGGAGACCCTCGGCACGACGGTCCGATATATCGGCCCAGCCGGAGAAGCGGCAAAGGTCAAAGCGCTCGTCAACATGGTGATGAACAGCAATACCGCTGCGTTGGCCGAAGGGTTAGGACTGGGGGCGGCGCTGGGAATCGATCTGACTCTTCTGCGTGAGGTATTCAGCCAGACTGGAGCGGCTTCGAGAGTATTGGAAACCGACGGAGAAGATATGCAGCTACGTACCCACGACTGTTACTTTTCGGCAGCCCACGCCGCCAAAGATTCGGCCATCGCGTTGGACCTGGCCAAACGGGTCGGCCTCTCCCTACCACTCGCGCAGGCGACGTTGAGCCAATACCGACGACTCATTGAAATGGGTAAAGGTGACCTGGATAAATCCGCGGTTGCCGAATTGACGTTCCCGAACAGAACTAGCTCTCCGCTCCTAGCATAACAGGCTGCGGAAAGCTCGGTTGATGCCAAAACAAATGACGGAAGTTTCCGTTCAACGCTAAAACCAGAATAACGTCAGGATGCTCAAAAAGGCCGTCCAGCAAGGCCGCAGCGAGCGAAGAGGCGAGGCGTACGCTTCGGTACGTTGAGCCTCTGAGCGAGGCGAGAACGCCGCTGGAGGACTTTTTCAGCATCCTGGTAAATCGGTTACGTGAAGAACTGTCGTACCTGCTCCTCGGATACACAACCGACGAGCAGATCGCCGTCGGGAGACACGAGGAGGGGAACTCCATTTTGACCCGTCGCATGCCAAGCCGTTTCCCATTTCTGTGCGATGATTTGATTCTGCCCATCAATGTCTTCGGCGAAATCCTCTCCCGCCAACTGCTTCAAAATCAACGGATCAGAAATGTCTCGACTGTCGCACCAGAAAGCACGGTAGGTGTGCTGAACAAAGTCCATCCCCTTCCGTAAATCCTCTCGTAGGAGTGCAACCGCCTGTTCGATCGCCGGCAGAGTATTCGGTTTCCCAGGCGGCAACGCGATCGGCAACCTCGGTGCCAGCCGCTGCACCATCGCGACTTCGTGCCGCAATTCGGTCCCCAACGAGCCGCTCCACGGCTTCATGGGACGAGGCAACTGCGGCGCATGCTGTACTCCGCGCCACTCACACCGGTCGATCAAATTCAACTCGTGCAGTCGTTCGTGCAGCGCGTAACAAAAAGGACAGTTGAAGTCGCCATAGAGAAGAAATCGATCAGACGCGGAACTGGTATTCATGCGCCTACTGTACCGAACTAGATCGGCAGAGTCCACCGATATCGGACGGGAGAGGTATTGTTGTGCTCTCTGAAATCAAAAATCGGCGTGCCGTAACAACTCTTGGAGATTGGCGCGGAGCGCCGACAACGTCAACGGCTTGGTCACAACTTTATCCATCCCGGCCTGGCGACACTTCCGGGCATCTTCGTCGGATGCATGACCGGTGAGGGCCATGATCGGCAGATGGTTCAGCGTCCCTTCCTCGCGACGACGAACTTCCCTGGTGGCTTCATAGCCATCCATCTCGGGCATCTCACAATCCATCAACACGACGTCATACGCCGTTCGAGTGATGGCATCCACGGCTTCGCAGCCTGTACGAGCCACTTCGACCTGACAGCCAAGCTTTTGCAAAAACTTACAGGCGACAACCTGATTGATTTCATTATCATCCGCGACCAGGACGCGCAGTCCCCTCACCTGTTCTCCTGCGCCACGTTGATCCGTGCTCAGCGAAGATGCCGTGGAGTCTCGATGAATGGCCGGAAGGAGGTTGGTAGTATAGACAAACGTGCTGCCATGACCGACCCGGCTGTTGACAGTGATGGTCCCTCCCATTAACTCAACGAGTTGGCGACAGATCATGAGACCAAGGCCTGTTCCCCCGAATCGTCTCGCGGTCGATGGATCAGCTTGGGCATATGCCTTAAACAGCTGGCCTTGTTGCTCCGGGGTTAGCCCAATGCCCGTATCCTGCACGCTCCAATGCAGAACCACTGTCTCCAAGTTATCCGCCGGTTCCGGCCTCAGCGAGACGGCAATCCTGACCCCTCCATGTTTCGTGAACTTGATCGCATTCCCGACGAGATTATAGAGAATCTGTCTCAACCTGATCGGATCGCCTCGAAACTCATCCGGGACATCGGAATCGATCTTCACCGAAATAGTGAGACTCTTTTGGGCGGCCAACCCCTCCACCAACGTCGTGACGTCTCGGATCAGTGCGCGCAGATTGACATCGGCCACTTCCAGAGTCATCTTGCCGGCTTCGATCTTTGAAAAATCGAGAATGTCGCTCACCAGCGTCAACAACGCCTCTGCCGAGCGATGCATCGTCTCGATCAGCTCACGCTGCTGACCTGTTAACGATGTGTCCTTGAGAAGCTGCGTGCATCCCAGCACTCCGTTCATGGGGGTTCGAAGCTCATGGCTCATCGTGGCGAGAAAGATTCCCTTCGCCCGCGCAGACTCTTCAGCGGCTTCCTTCGCACGGCGCAAGGCCACATCCGATGTGATATCGAGGCCATACGCGCGGACCAGTTCCACCTCTCTCAGGGGAAAAAGCGACCAGGCCAGTACTCGATCGGCCACGACATGTTCGACCCGCAACAGCGTGGAATTGGTCACGAGGCACTCATGTAGCATCACCGATAGATTATCTGGGAACATCACCTCAATCCCGGCATCGAGCAGTCCGCATTGCCCCATCAAATTCAGCATGCCGGTGTTGGCGTAGAGCATGGCACCCGTCGCGTCAAACTCCACGATAGGATTCGGCGCATCTTCGGCCAGCCGGGCAGCGCGCTGGACATCCCGTTGAATCTCCATGGTATCGGTCACATCACGTACCACGACCATAGCACCGACCGGTACTCCATGTTGGGTTCTCGGCCAGAACGAGAGTGATACTTCGAATTGAGTTCCATCCTCTCGATTCCAAATGTGGGAAGGAATCACGACAGGCTCGCCGGTGTTCATGAGCCGAGTGAAGGGACACTGGGCCACATCACTCTTGCCTGTCGTGAGGCACGTAAAAAGGCCGTGAAACCCCTGTCCGATGACATCACGTGTTCTGCCGACAAGTTGTTGGGCTACGAGATTGAGAAATAGGATGTGACCTTGTTGGTCCGTAATAAAGATCGCTTCGGTCGAAGTCTCGAGAATGAGGGAGATATCCTCTCGGGTCGGCAGCCAAGCCAGCGCACCATGGGAAGGATGCTCGGGAATGGGTGCGGCAGGAACCGTCATCCGTTGACCTGCATCACTGTTGCCTCATAGCCACAAAGCACTCCGTCTATCAGCCATACCTTATCGGCACCTACGTGTATCTTCTAAATTGAGAACTTTGAACAAGTCATGCTGCAAAGGACCCAAGGTCGTACGCCAATCACGGTTTATTCCGACTGCACCGTATATGCTCGATTCTACCGGTTCGTGGCGGTCGTCCGCAGTTACCGTAGATGGGTCTCTCCTACACTTGGCCTAAATCACATGCTCAAGTCTAAGATCAAACCGCCGATACAGTTTTCGACAGGGCGAAAAAGGCAAACCACCCGAGAGGGTGGGACGCAAAGCCGAGGGACCTTAACAGGGACGGAACATGTTCCAGGGTCAGCCTAGCTGCCACACGATCGATGATCTGACCAGTCACGCTCTCCTATTCCCCCGGCGCCTTCCTCTGGATCTCAGTCTCAATTAAATGGAGGTGCCGCATGATTTCCGCCATTCATACAGCACTCTCAGGTCTGACTGCCTTCAGCAAACAGATCGAGGTCGTGGCGCACAATGTCGCCAATGTCAACACCGACGGGTTCAAGAAATCGAGAACCGAGTTCGTCGAAATCCCGAGCGGTGGGGTCCTCCCTGTTGTTGAGAAAGACGACTCATCCGGTCCAAGCGTGCTTCGCGACACAGGTGGCAATCAAACCATAGTCGAGCTCTCGAATGTGGATCTGGGTGAAGAAGTGGTGCAGCAGATCGTGGCTCAACACAGCTTTCAAGCGAATCTCCAGACCTTGCGAACGGCAGATGCGTTGCTCGGTAGTATTCTTGACATAAAGAAATAGCTGCCCCCATTTGTCAAACGTCAAGTGGCATCCCGGACCCTTCACCTTTCTAGCAGGCTGCGGAAAAACCCTCCGTTCATCCTTCGAGAGCCTCAGGACGAACGGAGCGGTCATTTGAATGTACTGAGGTTTTCCGTTCGTGCTGAGCTTGTCGAAGCACACATATCGAGTTTTCCCCAACCTGCTAGACGTAGCTTTCCCGCCGATCCGTATGCTATGTCGAGGCCATGGTTTATCCTCGTGTCTTGTTGGTAATTCCTCCCTTGACTCAACTGAACACTCCCTACCCATCCACCGCCTATTTGACCGGGTTTCTGCAGTCCCGTGGAATCGAGGCGGAGCAAGCCGACTTGGGCATCGAGATGGTGCTGCGCCTATTCAGCCCAGAGGGGCTACGGAAAGTCTTCCGACAACTTCACGGCCGGGAGGACTCACTCCCCAAGGAAGCCGTCGCCATGATGAGGGATGAACAGACCTACGTGGAAATGATCGGACCGGTCGTCGCCTTCTTGCAGGGCAAAACGCCCGACAACGCCGTTCGCTTGATTCAACCCGGGCTGTTGCCCCAGGGCCCGCGATTCCGAGGTCGTCGGAAATTCTCGCGCTCTGTATCAGTGACTGATAGGGCCAAACAATGGGCGACCTTCTTCCTCGAAGATCTCGCCGATTTGGTGCAAGCCACCATCACACCGCACTTTGCCTTGAGCCGGTATGCAGAGCATATCGGGCGCAGTGCCTCATCGTTTGATCAAATCGCCACCGCCTTGGCTGAGCCACCGAGTCTGACTGATGAATGGCTCCTGGAGGCATTCTGGGAACACGTCAACCGCGTCAACCCGTTGCTGGTCGGTCTCTCCATACCGTTTCCAGGTAATCTCTATGGGACGTTCCTCATTGCAAAGATGCTCAAGCAGCACCGCCCTGACCTGCCTGTGGCGATCGGCGGCGGCTATGTGAACACGGAATTGCGCCGGGTTACCGACCCTCGTGTGTTCGATTATGTCGACTTTATGACGTTCGACAATGGCGAACGGCCGCTCCTTTCCTTAATCGAACATATTTCCGGCCTGCGTCCCCGTCGATCGCTGTGCCGCACAATGTATCGCCAGAACGATCGCGTGGTCTATGCCGATGATCCCTTGTCACGTGACGTCACGATGAACGACATCGATTGTCCAACCTATCGAGGCCTGGCACTGGATCGCTACCTGACCATTCTCGACAGTACCAATCCGATGCATCGCCTCTGGTCGGAAGGCCATTGGAACAAACTCACCGTGGCCCACGGCTGCTATTGGAAACAATGTACGTTCTGCGATATAGGGCTCACCTACATTAGTCGGTACGAGATGACACCGACCGAGCGGCTCATCCAGCAAATCGAACAACTCGTCGCCGAGACGGGCCGCAGAGGGTTTCACTTCGTTGATGAGGCCGCACCACCATCAGCATTGAAGTCACTGGCCCTTGCCCTCTTGGAGCGACGGATCGGTATCACCTGGTGGGGGAATATCCGCTTCGAGACTGCTTTTTCGTCGGACCTTTGCCGCCTTCTCTCCGCCTCCGGTTGTATCGCCGTGACAGCGGGGCTTGAGGCGGCCTCAGACCGGCTGCTGAGCAACATGAAGAAGGGCATCACCGTCGATCAGACCGCGCTGGTCGCCGCCGGGTTCAAAAAGGCCGGCATCCTGATCCACGCCTATCTCATGTATGGTTGTCCATCGGAGACGATTCAGGAAACCATCGATTCACTTGAGCGAGTCCGCCAGCTTGTCGCGGCAGATCTCCTTCAATCGGCCTTTTGGCATCGTTTCACAGTCACCGCTCACAGCCCGGTGGGGCTGGATCCCACGGCCCATGGCTTGCGCATTCTCGGGCCTGAATTTCGAGGCTTCGCAGAAAATGACCTTTTGCATCACGATGATAGAGGGGAAGCACCGAGCTGGCTCGGTGAGGGGCTGCGACGATCGCTCCTGAATTACCTTGAACGACGGGGACTCGATCTCGATGTTCGGCAGTGGTTCGACGGCGAGGTTCCACACCCTCATGTAGCTCCCACATGGCTGAGACGAGTGCTCAACAAGCGGCCGATCGATGATCATTCAGACTTAGAACGGCGTGTGGTCTGGGTGGGTGGACCGGTAGCTTGTGAGTCGGTTGGAAAGAAAGCAACCCTCACTATCACCGGTTCCAGGCAGGATCACATCATCTCTCTGCGGGAACCGGAGGCCCGGTGGTTGGAGCAATTGATTAGAGACGCCATCCCGCGACAGGCATTTCAGACCTATCCACATATGCGGGAGGCCGGTAACTCATTTCCCGGGATGCTGTCGGACTTCAACATCTTTCTGCGCACCCCTTCGTGGAAAAAGATCCGCGACGCGGGCCTCGTGCTCGTATGACTCTCTAATCCTTTTCATCGCTTGGTGACAGCCAAACACAGACTCCAGTGTATCCGCATGACGAGGATGCCTAGGTCATCGAAAGACGTCAAGAATCTTTTCCAGCCCGGTGCGTTTGAACCAGCAATACCGGCAGAGGTATGTTCCAGAGGAATTGTTAGGTGAACGGCGCAGAAGGCGCGTCAGCACCTTCTGCCGGTTCAGCTGGAAACAATTCGATGTTTACCGATTCGGCTGCGGGGTATAGCGCAAATAGGGCTTCACGGTCTTGAATCCCTTGGGGAAGAGATCCTTCGCTTCGGCATCACTCACCGCCGGAGTGATGATGCAATCTTCGCCGTCCTTCCAATTCACCGGGGTAGCGACCTTGTACTTCGATGTCAGTTGGAGTGAATCGATCACCCTCACCAGCTCATCGAAGTTCCGGCCGCAGGAGGCGGGATACGTCAAGGTGAGCTTGACCTTCTTGTCAGGACCGATAATAAAGACCGAGCGCACCGTCATATTGTCGATGGCGTTGGGATGGATCATATCGTACAGCGTGGCGACCTTCTTGTCCGGATCGGCGATGATGGGATAATTCACCGTCGTTCTTTGAGTTTCGTTGATGTCGTTGATCCAACCCTTGTGCGAATCCATGGGATCAACGCTGACCGCCATGACCTTCACCCCCCGCTTCTTGAACTCGGGCGAAATCTTAGCCATCGTCCCCAGCTCAGTCGTACAAACCGGGGTATAGTCCTTGGGATGTGAAAAGAGAACGCCCCAACTATTACCCAGCCACTCGTGAAAATTGATCGTGCCTTCGGTCGTTTCTGCCGTAAAGTTCGGGGCATCGTCGCCCAATCGTATAGCCATGGGATACCTCCTTGTATCGCGATCGCCTATAACAAGATTCTACTGCAACCGGTACAATACTGTGCCTCAACGGGTGAGTTCAAGGGGGCACCCGCGAGGTTACGGCTGAGGCCAAGGTCGAGATGAAGCCATTGATTCCTTCCTTAACTTTGATCTCCACCTCAGGGCGACTTTGGTTCACCTTAGCTCAAGCTTCTCGCCTCTCCAGCCGATAGGGGGTTCAGAAACTCCTATCAACGGAGCCGAACATGGCCGGCGCAGACACATCGCATACAAAACTCCATATCTCAAAGAACCCGATGTACCTCATGCTGCGCGAAGGCTGCGTCAAGGAGTTCAACGCCAAGAAAGCTTCCGGAGAACAATGCGATCTTCGGGGGTGCGATCTGCGCGGTCTTGACCTTCGCGGCTTGGATGCCGACGGGCTGGATTTCAGCGACTGCTATTTTCGGCAGTCCGATCTCCGAGGCATCGACTTGAGCAAGGCCAACTTGGATGGGGCCAGTATCAATGCGTGCAAAATTTCAGGCGCTCTCTTCCCAAAGGAACTGAGCGCCTCTGAGATTGAACTGTCTCTTCTCCACGGGACGCGGATGCGGTACAGCGCGAAGTAACCGGGTTTGGAACCACGATAGAACTTCAAGGCATCTCAGGGATTGACGCGGGCCGATCATGCGATCCGGCAGATAGTGACAACTGAGTCCGCACCTTCTCATGACCGGACTCAGCAACGCCCGGATCGAGAAGAGCGACTCGCTCCTCTGTGAGTTTTCCACCATCCAGGAGATGATGGCGGATCGCCTCGGCGCGCTGGTGGGCAAGCGCCTCTAAGTCGCTTGGGGAAACGTGGATGGCCGCCGCAAGTTTTCTCTTCATTTCTTCCACCGTCAGCTGCGTGAATTCGGCCTGTGTCGCTGATGGATCAAGTGTGGGGAGTTTTGCATAAAGTTTTTCCACCACCTGTTGCTCCTCGTTCGGCGACAGCTCTCTCGGGTCGGGTTTTACACGGCTGCTCATCACAA
Protein-coding regions in this window:
- a CDS encoding ATP-binding protein, with amino-acid sequence MTVPAAPIPEHPSHGALAWLPTREDISLILETSTEAIFITDQQGHILFLNLVAQQLVGRTRDVIGQGFHGLFTCLTTGKSDVAQCPFTRLMNTGEPVVIPSHIWNREDGTQFEVSLSFWPRTQHGVPVGAMVVVRDVTDTMEIQRDVQRAARLAEDAPNPIVEFDATGAMLYANTGMLNLMGQCGLLDAGIEVMFPDNLSVMLHECLVTNSTLLRVEHVVADRVLAWSLFPLREVELVRAYGLDITSDVALRRAKEAAEESARAKGIFLATMSHELRTPMNGVLGCTQLLKDTSLTGQQRELIETMHRSAEALLTLVSDILDFSKIEAGKMTLEVADVNLRALIRDVTTLVEGLAAQKSLTISVKIDSDVPDEFRGDPIRLRQILYNLVGNAIKFTKHGGVRIAVSLRPEPADNLETVVLHWSVQDTGIGLTPEQQGQLFKAYAQADPSTARRFGGTGLGLMICRQLVELMGGTITVNSRVGHGSTFVYTTNLLPAIHRDSTASSLSTDQRGAGEQVRGLRVLVADDNEINQVVACKFLQKLGCQVEVARTGCEAVDAITRTAYDVVLMDCEMPEMDGYEATREVRRREEGTLNHLPIMALTGHASDEDARKCRQAGMDKVVTKPLTLSALRANLQELLRHADF
- a CDS encoding DsbA family protein gives rise to the protein MNTSSASDRFLLYGDFNCPFCYALHERLHELNLIDRCEWRGVQHAPQLPRPMKPWSGSLGTELRHEVAMVQRLAPRLPIALPPGKPNTLPAIEQAVALLREDLRKGMDFVQHTYRAFWCDSRDISDPLILKQLAGEDFAEDIDGQNQIIAQKWETAWHATGQNGVPLLVSPDGDLLVGCVSEEQVRQFFT
- a CDS encoding flagellar basal body rod C-terminal domain-containing protein → MISAIHTALSGLTAFSKQIEVVAHNVANVNTDGFKKSRTEFVEIPSGGVLPVVEKDDSSGPSVLRDTGGNQTIVELSNVDLGEEVVQQIVAQHSFQANLQTLRTADALLGSILDIKK
- the msrB gene encoding peptide-methionine (R)-S-oxide reductase MsrB — translated: MPPTIQIDSIVKVTKTDEEWKKQLPTAAYRVLRHEDTERAFVNPLHENHQSGVYYCAGCDLPLFSSEHKFDSRTGWPSFWQPIDPRVIETRTDFKLFMPRTEVHCARCEGHQGHVFKDGPRPTGLRYCINGVALRFVAG
- a CDS encoding radical SAM protein; amino-acid sequence: MVYPRVLLVIPPLTQLNTPYPSTAYLTGFLQSRGIEAEQADLGIEMVLRLFSPEGLRKVFRQLHGREDSLPKEAVAMMRDEQTYVEMIGPVVAFLQGKTPDNAVRLIQPGLLPQGPRFRGRRKFSRSVSVTDRAKQWATFFLEDLADLVQATITPHFALSRYAEHIGRSASSFDQIATALAEPPSLTDEWLLEAFWEHVNRVNPLLVGLSIPFPGNLYGTFLIAKMLKQHRPDLPVAIGGGYVNTELRRVTDPRVFDYVDFMTFDNGERPLLSLIEHISGLRPRRSLCRTMYRQNDRVVYADDPLSRDVTMNDIDCPTYRGLALDRYLTILDSTNPMHRLWSEGHWNKLTVAHGCYWKQCTFCDIGLTYISRYEMTPTERLIQQIEQLVAETGRRGFHFVDEAAPPSALKSLALALLERRIGITWWGNIRFETAFSSDLCRLLSASGCIAVTAGLEAASDRLLSNMKKGITVDQTALVAAGFKKAGILIHAYLMYGCPSETIQETIDSLERVRQLVAADLLQSAFWHRFTVTAHSPVGLDPTAHGLRILGPEFRGFAENDLLHHDDRGEAPSWLGEGLRRSLLNYLERRGLDLDVRQWFDGEVPHPHVAPTWLRRVLNKRPIDDHSDLERRVVWVGGPVACESVGKKATLTITGSRQDHIISLREPEARWLEQLIRDAIPRQAFQTYPHMREAGNSFPGMLSDFNIFLRTPSWKKIRDAGLVLV
- a CDS encoding peroxiredoxin — protein: MAIRLGDDAPNFTAETTEGTINFHEWLGNSWGVLFSHPKDYTPVCTTELGTMAKISPEFKKRGVKVMAVSVDPMDSHKGWINDINETQRTTVNYPIIADPDKKVATLYDMIHPNAIDNMTVRSVFIIGPDKKVKLTLTYPASCGRNFDELVRVIDSLQLTSKYKVATPVNWKDGEDCIITPAVSDAEAKDLFPKGFKTVKPYLRYTPQPNR
- a CDS encoding pentapeptide repeat-containing protein → MAGADTSHTKLHISKNPMYLMLREGCVKEFNAKKASGEQCDLRGCDLRGLDLRGLDADGLDFSDCYFRQSDLRGIDLSKANLDGASINACKISGALFPKELSASEIELSLLHGTRMRYSAK
- a CDS encoding NAD(P)-dependent oxidoreductase, encoding MADTQARIGFIGVGRMGANMARRLKQGGYRIAAVQDRHTDASESLSQELGSEAARSPARVAEISDIVITVVSDDAAMREIYAEQDPTGLMVHAKDRLFLNCATLTPALHIDIEQAVEGRGGAALEACMASSITQAREGTLYLMCGGKLDVFNRALPLLETLGTTVRYIGPAGEAAKVKALVNMVMNSNTAALAEGLGLGAALGIDLTLLREVFSQTGAASRVLETDGEDMQLRTHDCYFSAAHAAKDSAIALDLAKRVGLSLPLAQATLSQYRRLIEMGKGDLDKSAVAELTFPNRTSSPLLA